The following are encoded together in the Salvelinus fontinalis isolate EN_2023a chromosome 38, ASM2944872v1, whole genome shotgun sequence genome:
- the LOC129837450 gene encoding uncharacterized protein LOC129837450 yields MKRGIVRREEAKHERNQTVMPLHKSSHKAPRLDPTMISAPLGDFRHTMHIGRGGDAFGDTSFLATVGPSPDPGSPGATATNDSMAPVDSEMPLNHTDDVTDGFGSPLNSELQHSESVSSFTLDMDFDLGPSIMGDVLGVMDGLGLDSDWTRTHANEEDVFSPSKSLVVEVENFKMASEDQSVSIRNELNEKKLLGIEGDEVGDGRIIEGTGGIKAKGQRPKVRFSDKREEIIRQASEEEGQGLDVEEECVSPTEEDRERGNNVISVSIAGIEVQPTNHRADSPSSPASSHSSEYEGVTPLDRRRVDNCHSETDSEEGGDNGRGYTFEDEFDDEIGL; encoded by the exons atgaaaagagggatagtgaggcGGGAGGAAGCGAAACACGAGCGTAATCAAA ctgtcaTGCCACTCCACAAGTCGTCCCACAAGGCACCTCGCCTGGACCCCACCATGATCTCAGCTCCGCTGGGGGACTTCCGCCACACCATGCACATCGGGAGGGGCGGAGATGCTTTCGGTGACACCTCCTTCCTGGCTACTGTCGGCCCCAGCCCTGACCCTGGGTCTCCGGGTGCCACGGCAACAAACGACTCAATGGCGCCCGTTGATTCTGAGATGCCACTTAACCACACCGATGATGTCACGGATGGCTTCGGAAGCCCACTGAACAGTGAGCTTCAGCATTCCGAGTCGGTGTCGTCTTTCACACTCGATATGGATTTCGACCTGGGCCCATCCATCATGGGTGATGTGCTGGGGGTGATGGATGGACTGGGGCTGGACTCAGACTGGACTAGGACTCACGCTAATGAGGAAGATGTCTTCAGTCCAAGCAAAAGTCTTGTCGTTGAAGTGGAGAATTTTAAAATGGCGTCGGAGGATCAGTCTGTCAGCATAAGGAACGAGCTGAATGAGAAGAAGCTTTTAGGGATCGAGGGAGATGAGGTGGGAGATGGAAGGATAATAGAGGGGACTGGAGGGATCAAGGCCAAAGGCCAGAGGCCGAAGGTGAGATTCAGCGACAAACGAGAGGAGATCATTCGCCAAGCGTCGGAGGAGGaaggtcaggggttagatgtTGAGGAAGAGTGTGTGAGTCCCACCGAGGAAGatcgagagagagggaacaacgtCATCAGCGTGTCAATCGCGGGAATAGAGGTACAGCCCACCAATCACAGGGCGGATTCACCTTCCAGTCCCGCCTCCTCACACAGCTCAGAGTATGAGGGTGTCACCCCATTGGACAGGAGGAGGGTTGACAACTGTCACTCAGAGACTGATTCTGAGGAAGGGGGAGACAATGGACGGGGCTACACATTTGAAGATGAGTTTGATGATGAAATCGGCCTATAA